The sequence AGCAGCGTGCGCGCCTCCACTGTGCCGGGGGCCGTGAGCTGGGGGATGGGCAGCATGGACTGCGCGCGGCCCCGTGGCTTGCCCTCTTCGAGGTTGAAGTAGGACACCGCGGAGTGCGTGGTGCCGAGGTCGATGCCGATGGAATAGCGGGCCATATCGGACTGGAACTCCTTCAGGGCTCCCTTTTGTTCGCTCAGCGGTACGGCGGTGCGGCGCTCAGCCGAGCTCGACTTCCGCGGGTGCCAGCACGCGCGGGTCCATGGCCGGGCTCACGGAGGGGAACTTCACGTCCGTCGTCACCCAGCCGTGGTGGCGCAGCGTTCCGTTATAGGGAGGCTGGCCCGCCACGTTGCCGGTGAGGCGGGTGCGCTGGGCGTCGAAGCCGGCGGGCACTGTCACCTTGTCGCCTTCCGACTGCGGCAGCACCGGCTGGAGGGTGAGGTACTGGTTCACCACCTTGCGGCAGCCCTCGTGGATGATGCGCGCGGCGGCACCCACCTCGGCGTCCGAGAAGGCGGCCACGTTCTCCTGGAGGAAGTCCACGAGGCGGCCCTCGCGCTGGAGCATGCCCAACAGGGACAGGGCGCTGGCGTGCTCGCGCTCGGGCGGCGGGGCGGGGGGCGGCGCGGCGGGCTTCACCTCCACGGGCTTCGGCGGCTCCTTGGGGGCGGCGGCCGCTCCACCGGCGGGAAGCTGGGCGAGCTGGCCCGAGTCATAGGCCCGGCTGGCCGGCAGCACGGCCTGGGCGAACTCGCGGGACACGAGGCAGCGCCAGAAGCACAGCCAGGCGAGCCAGAGGCGGGCGAAGAACGACAGGGAGGCGGACGAGTCGGTCATCGACTCCGGATAACAAAGCCCGCCTGCTTTGCAATTCAGCAATTGAGGGGATGTGCCCCAAATGCAAAGGGCCTCACGGTTTCCCGTGAGGCCCTTCGTCACTTCTT comes from Pyxidicoccus parkwaysis and encodes:
- a CDS encoding DUF2760 domain-containing protein codes for the protein MTDSSASLSFFARLWLAWLCFWRCLVSREFAQAVLPASRAYDSGQLAQLPAGGAAAAPKEPPKPVEVKPAAPPPAPPPEREHASALSLLGMLQREGRLVDFLQENVAAFSDAEVGAAARIIHEGCRKVVNQYLTLQPVLPQSEGDKVTVPAGFDAQRTRLTGNVAGQPPYNGTLRHHGWVTTDVKFPSVSPAMDPRVLAPAEVELG